The DNA window ATTATATTTTTTTAATATTTCAATTACATCTTTTTTTATTATATCCTCAACAATGATTACAAATCTTCCTTCACAAGCTAAATAAAGTGGATCTAATCCTAAAATATCAGAAATGCCTAATACTTCGTTTGAAATAGGTAATTTTTCTTCATTTATTTCAATTGAAATACCACTTTTAATTGAAATCTCATTAAGTGCCGTAGCAAGTCCACCTCTTGTAAGATCTTTTATATAAGAAACTGAATTTGGATACATGCCTAGAATTTCACTTATCGGTTTATATAATAAATCACAATCACTAGTTATTGGTTTTTCAAGTCCAAGTTCCTGATTATGTGAATAAATACATGCACCATGTCTTCCAATATCGCCACTTGCAATAATTGACTGTCCATCTTTTACTTGAATAAAGCTTTGAAACTTTTCTATTTTTTCACCAATTCCTGTTGTATTTATAAAAATACCATCGCATGCCCCCTTTTCAACCACTTTTGTATCCCCTGCAACTACAAAAGCATCCATCTTTCTTGTATATTCACCAATTGATTCAGCAATTCTAATTAAATCATCAAATTTAAATCCCTCTTCAATTATAAAAGAGGTAGTTAGATACCTTATTCTGTAACCACTTACTGCTAAATCATTAGAAGTTCCACAAACAGAAAGCTTTCCAATATCTCCACCTTCAAAAAATATGGGTTTTACTACAAAGCTATCTGTTGAAACAGCAATATCATTTGAATTAACAAAAAGACTTGTTGCATCATCAGCCTTTTCAAGAAACTTATTTTCAAATGCCTTCTTAAACACTTCATTAATCAGTTCAAAAGTCTGTTTACCACCATTACCATGCTCTTTTTTTATTATCGTGTCCATTTTTTAATAACACTTCCCATATTTATAATATGCAGCACATGAACCTTCACTTGATACCATGCATGCACCTTTTGGGTTTATTGGTGTGCATACCTTTTCAAAAAGACTACATTCATATGGTTTTATTTTACCAGTTAAAACATCACTACATCTACAAGCTGATATTTTTTGATTATTTGAATAAGAAATTTCTTCTTCTAAATATTTATATTCCTTTTTTAAGGTTAATCCGGAATCTTTTAAAACGCCAATTCCTCTAAAATATGCATCACTCTTTTCAAAATATTTTTCTATAAGTTCATATGCCCTTTCATTTCCATTTGTTTTAACCAATCTGCTATATTCATTTCCAATAGAATAATCTTTGGTTAATAATTTATCAGAAATAATCTTTATTGTCTTTAAAATATCTAACGCTTCAAAGCCTGAAACAACAGAAGGTATTTTGTAACTTTCCAAAAATTCAAAATATCTTGTTCCAGTAATAGCTGCAACATGCCCTGGAAGAATAATTCCATCTACATCTAATCCATCATTTAATAAAATCTTAAGTGGATTATCAATTAATTTTAATTGAACTGCAAATTTAACATTAGTAAGTTTTCTTTCAATAACTCTTTGTATTGCTAACGCAAATATTGGTATTGTTGTTTCAAATCCTATCGCAGCAATAACATATTCTTTTTCATCATCAATATTTTCAACAATTTCAACTGGCGAATACATTATTCTTACATCTCTTCCATTTGCTTTTGCTTGAGATAAGCTAATGGTTGATGAAGGTACTCTCATAAGATCCCCAAAAACATATATAGCTTTTTTATCTGCTATCTCTATTAACATATCAATATATTCTTCACCCGTAACACAAACAGGACAACCCGGTCCTGAAATAAAATCAATGTAATCTTTAAACAATACATGAAAGCCATTTTTGTAAATTGATACTGTATGTGTTCCACACACCTCAGCTATTTTTAGCTTTTTCCCTATCTTTTCGATATTGCTTTTTACTTCATCAACAAGTTCATTAATCTTCACTGACAGCATCTTTCAATTCCTCAAATAGATTATTAAACTCATTATATTCTTCAGTATCCATTTTATCTATTGCTACTCCAGCATGTACCAAAATATAATTACCAACACTTACATTTTTAAGAAGTGATATATCTATCTTTTTTTGAACACCCATATAATCTACTATTGCTTTGTTCCCTTCAATCTGAATAACCTTTGTTGGCACACCTAAACACATTTTTCTCATTCCTCACTATATTTTTTAAATAAGTATCCATAATAGACTTGTCCAGCTGAAATCCCACCATCATTTATAGGATATACTTCATTAATATATACATTAAATTCATGATTATTAAGTTCATTTAATGTTCTTTCTAATAAAAACCTATTTTGAAATACTCCTCCTGACAAAACAACAGTACTAATATTATAATTTTGCTTCAAATATTTAGTTATATCAACCACAATTTTTGTAATTGTATTGTGAAATTTAGCTGAAATTATACTTTTATCAATTCCATTTTTAATATCATCGATTATATTTTGTATAATTTGCATAACATCAAGTATCGATGTATGTGAAAATTTTATGATTGTTTCATAATATCCTTTTTCACTTTTTTCAGCAATGCTTTCTAAATGCATTGGTATCATTGCTTCATATTTATTAGTTTCACCTATGTTAAGTAGAGTTCCTACTATATCAAAAAGTCTACCCATACTTGATGTAAGTGGGTAATCTACAATATTTGCTCCTTTTATTATAAATTCTAAAATATTGCTGTATTTTGAATTTGCAAAATATCTTTGTGTAAACAATGGATCAATTTTGCTTGCATAATAGTATGCAAGTCTTATCGGTTCTTTAATGGCTTTTTCTCCGCCTATTAGATTATAATAATCAATATGAAATACTCTTTTATAGTTAATTTTATCTATAATAAACCCTTCTGAACCCCATATGTTACCATCATCTCCATAGCCAGTTCCATCGAATGCAAAACCAATACATTTTTCGATATTTTTTTCGAGCATAACAGAATAAATGTGTGCTACGTGATGTTGAAGGTAATAGATTTTTGTATTATATGTTTTTGCAAAATCCTTAGCATATTGAGTTGAATAATATTGCGGATGTTTATCTGATATTGAAATCTCTGGCTCAAATGAAAATAGGTTAATATAATCATTTATTGTTTTTTCGTAATATTCTATATTTTCTTTTGAATCTAAATCTCCAATAAATTGCGAAGAGATTATATTATTTTTATGAGCAATACTAATGCTATTCTTTTCTTGAGCACCAAAAGCAATTATCTTATCAGCTTTTTCTAACCTTTTGTAAGTTGGTGCATATCCTCTACCAGATCTAATTATAATGTTTTTGTCATTTACAAAACTAACAACGCTATCATCACATCTTCTATAAATTTCTCTATCATGCCAAATAAGAATATCTGAAATCCCTTTTAGTTTTTCTAACGCTTCATTTTGGTCAATAATCATGGGAACTTTACTTATATTAGCTGATGTAGCAATTAGAAACTTTAAATTAGTTTTTCTAAGTAAATAATAATAGGTAGCAGTATATGCTCTCATTATTCCTAAGGTATTTAGGTTATCAGATACGTTATTAAATATATCTTTCTTTTTACTAAATAATATTATGGGGCTAATATTAGAATTAAAAAGATTTTCTTCATACTTTGAAACATAACATATTTCTTTTACATCCTCAATATCTTTGCAAATTAAGGCCATAGGTTTGCTTTCTCTTTTCTTAGATGTCATAAGTCTTTCTACTACATTATCATCATAAGGATTTGCTATAAGGTGAAAACCTCCAATTCCTTTTAATGCAACAATTTTACCTTCTAAAATCTTTTTTGAGAGAAAATCAATATACTCTATATTTCTACTAAACTTAATTTCATTATTCTCTTCAAAAGAAAATCCATAATATCTTGGACCACATTTTTCACATGTAGTTGATTGAGCATTAAACCTTCTATCTGTAGGTGAAAAATATTCATCTTCACATTCTTTACAAAACTTAAATTTGTCCATTGTTGTATTTTCTCTATCATAAGGTAACTTCTTTATCATAGTATATCTTGGCCCACAATTAGTACATGAAATGAAAAAATTTTGATAATGTCTATTTTTATTATCGAAAAATTCATTAATGCAGTCAGAACATATGGCCATATCATGAGGAATAATTGTATCTATTTGATCGTGTGAGCTTGCCTCAATCTTAAATTCCTTCTCATTTTCAATTGTTTCAATATCTTCAATCTGAATGCTTTCTATTATTGCATTTTCTGGTTTTAATTTGTGAATCTTTTCATTTAATTCAATAAATTGTTTCTCATCACCTTGAAATTCTGCTATAACACCAATACCAATATTTTTAACAAAACCTACAAGATTTAATTCTTTTGCTATTTTAAAAATAAAGGGTCGAAACCCGACCCCTTGAACTAAACCTTTAAATGTATATCTTTTTCTCTTAATCAAGATTTGCTCTCCACCATCTTATTTATAGTTTGGATTAGATTATCTAATCCATATCCTGTTTTAAATGATACTTCAACTAAGTTAATATTATCTTTTATCATATTAAGACCATTTAAATAATTCTGTTTATCAAACCCAATAATATCTGCAACATCCATTTTTGATAAAACAACAAGATCAGCTTTTTCAAACATATCAGGGTATTTATAAGGTTTATCATCACCTTCTGCAGCACTTGAAATAACAATCCTGTAATTCTCACCTATATCAAATGATGCAGGACAAATAAGATTTCCTATGTTTTCTACAAATATTATCGAACCTTCATCAATTTTGAGTTCATTTAAGGCATCAAAAATAGTTTCAGAAACTAAATGGCATGCACCACCTGTATTTATCTGTATTGTTTTTACTCCTAATGATGCTATTTTTTGTGCATCAATACTTGAAGCAACATCTCCTTCTATTACATATATATTTTTATCAATCCTATTTATCAATGACGTAATAAATGATGTCTTACCAGCTCCTGGTGAACCCATTACATTGAACAATACAGATTTTTTTTCATTCAAGAAAGATCTTATCTGATTAGCTCTATCTTCATTTCTTTGCAAAATATCTTTTAAAATCTTAATTTCCATTTCAAACATCAACCTCGATTGATTCTATATAAAATTCCTTTCCATGTTCTGTTAATTTACTTTTTGAGTTGCATTTCGGGCATAAAAATGTATTTGTTCTTTCAAATAAAAGATTGCATTGCTGACATCTTAGTTTTGCCTTTTTATTTATTATTTCAAGTTCAGAACCTTCAAGTATTGTTCCTTTTACTAATAAATCAAAATAAAACTTTAATGATTCATCTATAATACCAGTAAGTTCGCCAACAACTACAGAAATTTTATTTATTTTTTTTGCATTAGCTTTTTTTGCTTCATCTGTTGCTATCTCAATCATCTGCTGAGTTACATAATATTCGTGCATTTTGAAAACCTCATTTTTAAGAATTTACAGCCTCTATTTTTGGTTTTTCAGCTTGTTGGACAATTTCCTGCTGTCTTATAATAATCTCCTTGTTTCCTTCTGGAGTATTAAACTGTTCATTTGATAAAATACATTTCTTAGGACATGATTCTACACAAACATTACAAATAACGCATTTGTACTGATTAAGTGTCCATGTCTTGTCAGCTTTATTAACAACAATTGCATTTGATGGGCACTTCCTTTGACAAATACCACAAAATATGCATTTATCAATCTCTATATCAATACTTCCTCTTGTGTTTTTAAAAAATGCTCTTTTTTCAAATGGGTAGAGCCTTGTTGCAGGTTTTGATGTTAAATTTTTTAAAACATTTTTTACCATACCAAACATAAAAGTTCCCCTTTCTTATCTCTCAGTGCAACTAATGCAAGGATCTATTGTTAATATAAGCAGTGGAACCTCAGCTAAATCAGCACCCTGTAATATCTTCATAAGTGCAGGAATATTTGAGAAGGTTGGTGTCCTAATTCTTAGCCTATCAAGATTTTTTGTTCCATTTGCTTTTATATAATATAAAACCTCACCTCTTGGTTGTTCAACACGCGAAACAATCTCACCATTTGGAAAGCCTTTAACAGGAACTGATATTGGCCCCTCTGGTATTTTTGAGAATACCTGTCTTAATAAGTCAATTGATTGATAGCATTCTCTTAATCTTACCTTCATTCTTGCATAAGAGTCACCATCAGTTTCTACTATTGGCTCAAAATCAAGTTCGTTATAAGCAGCATAGCCTGTCATCCTAAGATCAGTATTTATCCCACTCGCTCTTGCCATTGGTCCAACACAGCTAACTTCTTCTGCTTCTTTTTTTGAAAGGACTCCAACATCTACTAATCTTTTTTTAACTGTATAATCATCTAAAAATGCACTTTCTATCTTCTTAAGTTCTTCTTCTAATTTATCAAGATTAGTCAATATATATTTTTGTTGTTCTGAATCAATATCTCTTCTGACACCACCAATAATATTAGTTGATATAATAACTCTGCTACCAGCAGTTGCTTCCATAAGATCCATTACAAGTTCTCTATTTCTCCAACACTGCATAAATAAGCTTTCATATCCAAATGCGTCTGCAAGAAGACCTAACCATAAGTGGTGGCTATGAAGTCTATGAAGTTCACCCCAAACAACTCTTAGGTATCTAGCTCTATCTGGTACTTCCACTCCCATTAGTTCCTCAATACCTTGACAATATGTCAAAGCATGCATAAAACTACATATCCCGCAAACTCTTTCAACAACATATATATTCTGATTAAGGTCTTTCTCTTCTGCCAATTTTTCAAGTCCTCTATGGACATATCCAATTGCTGGTATAGCCTCTACAACCTTTTCGTCTTCCAAAACAAGCTTCAATTGAATAGGCTCGGGTAAAACAGGATGTTGAGGCCCAAATGGCATTATAGTTCTTTTACCCAACCTGATTATCCCCTTTCTTAAGTTTTACAACTGGTTTTTTTCTCATAGGTGCTTCTTCTACATCTTCTGTAATTAAGAATTTTCCTTCATAATCAACAAGAAGCCCTTCAAAGTTTATCCCATAAAGGTCCTTTATTTCATTTTCAACAAGAACTGCTGCAAAATAAATATCTGATATTGATGGAACAACTTGATTTTCTTCAACAGTAATTCTTAGATTTTCTAAGTTGTAGTCTTTATCAAAATGATAAATTATATCAAATTTGCCTTCACCCAAATCAGAGCAAGAAGAAGTAACATACCTATAACCTTTAAATTTATATTCAGCAACTTCTTTTCGCAAATCTTCTATTCTTATCTCACGAGTATTACTTAACACCTAAATCAACTTCCTTCCTTTTTGATGCCTTTTTTTCTTCTAATATATTAGCTGCCTTTAAAATTCCTTCCATAATCGCTTCTGGCCTTGGTGCACATCCAGGTACATAAACATCAACAGGAACTGTTGTGTCAGCACCACCTAAGGTATTATAACATTCTTTAAATATTCCTCCAGAGCAAGCACAAGCACCAATTGCCACGACAGCTTTTGGGCTTGGCATTTGATCGTAAATATTCTTTAATACTCTTGCATTTCTATTATTAACTGAACCAGAAACAACTAAAATATCAGCATGTTTTGGATTGCCAACATTTACAATACCAAATCTTTCTACATCATATACAGGTGTAAGACAAGATAAAATTTCTATATCACAGCCATTACAGCTATTGCAATCATAATGAACTATCCATGGTGATTTTTTTATTGCTTTCTTAAATATACCCATTATTTTCACCTCTTAATTAAGCCCTATATTTTAAGTATACCCAAATTAAATTAACTAACGCTGCTGATAATGCAATTGACCAAGTAAGTTTAAGCATTATTTTCCATGTTAATCTTGCTGAAATATTATCAATAAGTATCTCAGCAAAATAGCATGCAACTATTGCAATGATAGCTATAAATAAATTATTCGCAAAGAATAGATAAACAAATAAAAGCAATAAAACTGTTTCATACCAATGTGCAATTTCTATAAGACCAAGCATAGGTCCACTAAAATCTGTTGTTATGCCTTTTACAAGTTCTTGATGCCCATGGTGTGAAGTTGATAAATCAAATGGAGACTTTCTAAACTTTATTGTAAGAACATATGAAAATGCAAAAAATACTAATGGCAATTCAACAAATAGCATTTTCTTTGTTTCAAGCACTTTATCTATATTAAAGCTTCCAACAACAAAGTATATACCTACAACAACGGCAATAAGTATAGGTTCATAAGCAAGCATAGAAATAAGCTCTCTGTGTGCACCAATCCTTGAAAAAGGTGATTTTGTGGACATAGCACCTAATATGAGTGCTGTTATTGCAAATGCAAGTATAAAAAGAATTAGTAACAAATCCATTTTTAGTACAAATAGAATTAAAGCAACAATATTAAAAATAAAAAACAATATGACATATAAAAACTGTGAATTTGATACAGCTATTGATTCTTTACTGAATAATTTAACTACATCATAAAAAGGCTGAAGTATTGGAGGACCAAATCTATTTTGCATCCTTGCTGTAATTTTTCTATCAATACCAGCAATTAAACCTCCAATAATTGGTGAAATAACTATTGTTGCTAAAACTATAAGTAAATTTCTCACTTTATAATCACCCCAAACATTATAACAATAAGAGCAATAGAAACAATGTTAGCAGCAAATGTCACCTTTTTCTCTGATAATATATCTGAAAGATAATAATTCTTAAAAGTTAATTCCACATTTTCATCTTTAATACTTAAAAACTTACCATCAACAGTATCTTCGGCAGAAACATATGAATTTACATATCTTTTAGGTTTAAACATAACATAAATAACATAACCTAAAAATATGCTCAAAAGTAAAATCCCAAAAAATACTACTGGATTAAAGCCCATAAAGTCTTTAATCTTTAGATTCTCTAATGCTGCTTGGTCTATGTTACTAAATCTTGAGTAAGCCTCTTTAATAAAAGGAGCTATAAAAGTATTTGAAAATTGAATCATAAATATACTTACTAATGTTACCAATAAAGTTATGATATATAAAGGTGTATGTCTTAACGCCTCAAATTTTTCTATTCTTACATAATTTTTATCTGTTGAAATAATCTTTCCAATAAATTTAGACCAGAATACAACAGTAAATGCACTGCCGAAAATTACTAAAGCTAATGCAATTGGATTGCTTGTTGCAGCTTCAATTGCTATCCATTTTGTAATTAGTACACCAAAGGGTGGTAAGAGCATTGAAACAGCACCCAATATGGTCATGTTTGCAGTCAAAGGCATTCTTGTCCTAATTCCATCCATATCCTCTATGTCTCTTGAGCCTATACCCTGTTCAATTGTTCCTACACAAAGGAATAATAATGCTTTTGATACACCATGAAGAACAATTAAAAGAGCTGCACCATAAATTGCAAAAATACTTGGAATAGAAGATAACAAAATAATAAGCCCTAAATTTGAAATTGTAGAGTATGCCAATATCCTCTTTGCATTTGTTTGAGTTATAGCTAAAAGTGCAGCAACTGCAAACGTAAATCCACCAAAAACGGCAACAATCTGACCTAACCAATTATCAATGTATAGTGGTGCAAGTCTTAAAATAAGATAAACACCAGCCTTTACCATTGTGCTTGAGTGTAAAAGCGCTGACACAGGTGTTGGTGCCACCATTGCTCCTAAAAGCCAGCTTTGGAAAGGAAGCTGAGCAGATTTTGTTGAACCAGCTAATACCAAAAAAGCAATAGGAACAATTAATAAACTTGCATCGCCAGATTTTAGAAGCTGTGTTATCTCAAGTGTATTTGCATATTTATATGTTAAAATAATCCCTATTACAAAAGCTACTCCACCTATGGAATTTAATAATAGTGCTCTTTGGGCATTGTTTATGGATTCCTTTGTTTTATCGTGAGATATTAATAAAAACGAACATAATGTAGTTATTTCCCAGAAGAAATAAATCCATGCTATACTATTTGACAGAACTATACCATTCATTGCACCTAAAAATAATGCAATTGTTGCAAAAAATACATTCTGTTTAGATTTTTTTAAGTGAAGATGATGCTCATGTTCTTTCATATATTGTAAAGCAAATATAGCAATTAATGGTCCTACGACATTAATTAACATAAGCATTATCATTGTTAGATGGTCAACATAAAAAACATCTTGAATTTCAATTTTCCCACTTGTAAATTCAAAAATTGTTAAAGGAACAAACTGAAGAACGACAAGTGCCATAATAATTTTGTTGTTGTACTTAAGTCCAATTAAAAACATAACTGCCATTAAGAAATAATCAGCAAAAGTAATCAAATATTCTAATGCTATCTTTGTCCCTTCATTTAATGTAACTTCTCTACTTCCTCCAAGAAGAACATATGCCATTAAAGCTATTAGAACAAGGGACATAAAAAAAACAGCCGCTTTTCTAATATTGCTGTTATCAAATAGTAAAAATATTGCTGCCATAATAATTGGAAAGAATATTAGTAGAAGTAAACTTAACCCCATTGCCTAACAAATGCCCCTTTCGTTAATAAAAATTTTTAGACAAATAAATTATAACATAGTAAAAATTCTTTGTATACAGTATGCAAAAGTTAATTTATTGTCAATCAAATTGTTTTATTATTAATATTTTGGTAATAATTATAATAAATTATTAAAATATTTAGGAGAGATTTAATTGAAACAAGCATTTAATGAAACATCGTCTCTTATTACAAATCTTAAAGAGGTTGATTACAAAAATACATTAATGATAACGTCATTAATTGAGGTTTTAGTTGATAAAGGTATAATAACAAGAAAAGAAGTTTTCGAAAAGTCTATTTTTTTAGACAAGCTAATTGAAAATGAGGCAAAAAAAAGAATAAATTGATGGCTGGTGTAAAACAGCCTGTTTTTTTGTTTATTATTGTGGTATTATTTATATTAATAGTGTAATAGTAGGGGGTATATTCTTTGAAAGGAACTGTTGTTTTAACTTGGCTTGAAACTATTGGGAACATTTGGGGAGAAGATGTTAAAAAAGCTGGCCAAAAAGCTATGGGTTTGGATGAATCTACAATTATTTCTCCAACTGATGATATATCTGATGAAGATGTATTAAAAATGATTCAAGTTTCAGCTGATATGGCTAATATTGAACCTTCTGAAATGTTTAGAACAATAGGTAAAAATAACATTAAAACATTTAGTAAATGGTTTCCTTCATATTTTGAAAGATTATCTCTAAAAGGTTTTTTGGAGTTTATGGATGATGTTCATACACAACTTACTCGTTTCATTAAAGGGGCAAAACCTCCAAGAATATTTTTTGAAGAGATCTCAAGCAATGAGGCAATAATTACTTATGTCTCCAAAAGAGGATTTTATGATTATTTTTTAGGTTTACTTGAAGGCAGTGCTGAATTCTTTAACGAGAAATTAGATTTTTCCGAATTAGAAAGATTTAAAGATGATCAAGGTTTTTATCATTTAAAGATACATATTAAATTTACTAAAACAAATAAAAAATTTAAGAAGGCATATTTTAATATAATTACAAGTCTTTTTATTTTTAGAAATCTTGAATTTAAGATATCAATATTGTCTTCAATTGTAGCTTTTCTAACATCTTTAGTAATCAATAATGATCATCATGCTATTACTTTGCATTTAACAATATTTACTACAACTTTTGTTGCTACATTTCTTGCTTCATATTTAATATTAAAACCTTTAAGGTTTATTAAAGAAGAGTTGGATTCTTTAAAAAAGCTTGATTTTTCTGGTTCTGTTTCACTTAAAACACTTGACAGTATTGAAAAGCTTGCTGAATCGGTTGCTTCTACTAAGTTTTCTGTTAAAAAGGATCTTCTTCTATTAAAAGGTGGAAGCGATGAAATAAATAATTTTTCAAAAAATATTGCTGCTATAGCTGAGAATATGAAAAAACTATCAGATACAATATCCTCAATTGTTAGTGATGTTGCTAGCGGTGCTATTCATCAAGCAGAAGAGATTGAAAAAGCTGTTATTGTCCTTAATGATAATATTTATAAATTAAACACTGTCGTAGATGAACAAAGCAAAAGTAAAGATGGACTTATTTCTATTAATAATGAACTACAAAATTCTGGTAATGAATTACTAAACGTTTCAAATATAATGAATAATATAAGCAATGATTTTTCTCTTGTTGTACAAAGAGGCCAAAAACTTTCAAATGATGCTCAAGATGTTATGAAGATTACATCAACAGTTGCCGAAATTGCAAATCAGATTAATATGCTTGCTTTAAATGCATCAATTGAGGCTGCAAGAGCAGGTTCTTTTGGGGTTGGATTTGCTGTTGTTGCTGATGAAATTAGAAAATTAGCTGATTCCACAAGAAATTTTGCAAAAACTATTAACAATAATTTAAAAATTTTTGTTGAAGAAGTTGAAGGGTTATCAACAATACTAAATGAGCAATTTGAAAAATTATCCCAAAATGAAGCTACATTAAATGAAGTTGCGAATAAAAATAGTAATAACATTGAAAGAATATCAAATATAACAGAGAATATTGTTTCTTTGATTGAGACATTAAGAAATGAAGCAAAAAGAATTTCTGATGTGTTTAAAAGTATCAATTCTCTATCTGCAATTTCTCAAGAAAACTCTGCTTCATCGCAAGAGATGCAAGCTATGGTTTCTGAGTATGCTGTTAGCATTAAAGATCTTCTTACAAAGGTAACTG is part of the Caldicellulosiruptoraceae bacterium PP1 genome and encodes:
- a CDS encoding NADH-quinone oxidoreductase subunit H codes for the protein MRNLLIVLATIVISPIIGGLIAGIDRKITARMQNRFGPPILQPFYDVVKLFSKESIAVSNSQFLYVILFFIFNIVALILFVLKMDLLLILFILAFAITALILGAMSTKSPFSRIGAHRELISMLAYEPILIAVVVGIYFVVGSFNIDKVLETKKMLFVELPLVFFAFSYVLTIKFRKSPFDLSTSHHGHQELVKGITTDFSGPMLGLIEIAHWYETVLLLLFVYLFFANNLFIAIIAIVACYFAEILIDNISARLTWKIMLKLTWSIALSAALVNLIWVYLKYRA
- a CDS encoding NADH-quinone oxidoreductase subunit B family protein; the encoded protein is MGIFKKAIKKSPWIVHYDCNSCNGCDIEILSCLTPVYDVERFGIVNVGNPKHADILVVSGSVNNRNARVLKNIYDQMPSPKAVVAIGACACSGGIFKECYNTLGGADTTVPVDVYVPGCAPRPEAIMEGILKAANILEEKKASKRKEVDLGVK
- a CDS encoding NADH-quinone oxidoreductase subunit L — encoded protein: MGLSLLLLIFFPIIMAAIFLLFDNSNIRKAAVFFMSLVLIALMAYVLLGGSREVTLNEGTKIALEYLITFADYFLMAVMFLIGLKYNNKIIMALVVLQFVPLTIFEFTSGKIEIQDVFYVDHLTMIMLMLINVVGPLIAIFALQYMKEHEHHLHLKKSKQNVFFATIALFLGAMNGIVLSNSIAWIYFFWEITTLCSFLLISHDKTKESINNAQRALLLNSIGGVAFVIGIILTYKYANTLEITQLLKSGDASLLIVPIAFLVLAGSTKSAQLPFQSWLLGAMVAPTPVSALLHSSTMVKAGVYLILRLAPLYIDNWLGQIVAVFGGFTFAVAALLAITQTNAKRILAYSTISNLGLIILLSSIPSIFAIYGAALLIVLHGVSKALLFLCVGTIEQGIGSRDIEDMDGIRTRMPLTANMTILGAVSMLLPPFGVLITKWIAIEAATSNPIALALVIFGSAFTVVFWSKFIGKIISTDKNYVRIEKFEALRHTPLYIITLLVTLVSIFMIQFSNTFIAPFIKEAYSRFSNIDQAALENLKIKDFMGFNPVVFFGILLLSIFLGYVIYVMFKPKRYVNSYVSAEDTVDGKFLSIKDENVELTFKNYYLSDILSEKKVTFAANIVSIALIVIMFGVIIK
- a CDS encoding heme NO-binding domain-containing protein → MKGTVVLTWLETIGNIWGEDVKKAGQKAMGLDESTIISPTDDISDEDVLKMIQVSADMANIEPSEMFRTIGKNNIKTFSKWFPSYFERLSLKGFLEFMDDVHTQLTRFIKGAKPPRIFFEEISSNEAIITYVSKRGFYDYFLGLLEGSAEFFNEKLDFSELERFKDDQGFYHLKIHIKFTKTNKKFKKAYFNIITSLFIFRNLEFKISILSSIVAFLTSLVINNDHHAITLHLTIFTTTFVATFLASYLILKPLRFIKEELDSLKKLDFSGSVSLKTLDSIEKLAESVASTKFSVKKDLLLLKGGSDEINNFSKNIAAIAENMKKLSDTISSIVSDVASGAIHQAEEIEKAVIVLNDNIYKLNTVVDEQSKSKDGLISINNELQNSGNELLNVSNIMNNISNDFSLVVQRGQKLSNDAQDVMKITSTVAEIANQINMLALNASIEAARAGSFGVGFAVVADEIRKLADSTRNFAKTINNNLKIFVEEVEGLSTILNEQFEKLSQNEATLNEVANKNSNNIERISNITENIVSLIETLRNEAKRISDVFKSINSLSAISQENSASSQEMQAMVSEYAVSIKDLLTKVTDLESLSNVFKEELNKYRL